In Paenibacillus kyungheensis, the following are encoded in one genomic region:
- a CDS encoding bifunctional 2',3'-cyclic-nucleotide 2'-phosphodiesterase/3'-nucleotidase has translation MNNRQPVTAQLRLLGTTDLHVSLTGYDYYRNVETVDIGLSRTATLIHQARKEVKNHLLFDNGDILQGNPLGDYAASSLFWQQDSELEGGEKVHPMYQLMNKLSYDAATVGNHEFNYGLDYLRQCITGANFPYTNANIYQTSIDTIDSSTDRGEGTTDTLLPPYLILERQIVADDGNIHPIRIGVIGVVPPQIMQWDKAHLEGKVTVQPMVEAVEYWIPQMREAGADVIVMLAHTGYVDSEDPGVLTENAVLPISQIQGIDAIFFGHAHKLFPSNEFAGKQGIDLERGTINGIPAVEAGVWGSHLGMIDLHLQYDNHIWTVQSGSSQLRAIYHREQGLASVEADTELEQIASIPHQIILDHIQTPVGESDIPLYSYFSLIMDSAYVQVINNAQVWYAEQALSDHAYGHLPILSAASAFKTGGRYGPHYYAYIEAGELTLQHTSDIYNYANTLCAVRLTGAEIREWLEWSAGLYQQIDLQSKAEQALINPDFPSFNFDIIDGITYQINVCQPPRYHPAGYILNPQAYRIEALCYQGKEIEDHSEYIVVTNQYRAYSTPFANPDGERVILDVPVENREVLIQYIREQKIIHPEADHNWSLTLGGSDKERASLSLQPTITMLSSPDAQKILSAYPQLSYSGINGEGFAIYHLKL, from the coding sequence ATGAATAACAGGCAACCGGTTACAGCTCAGTTGCGTTTATTAGGAACCACGGATCTACATGTAAGTCTTACAGGATATGATTACTATCGAAATGTAGAGACTGTAGATATTGGTTTATCGCGTACAGCAACTTTGATTCATCAAGCACGTAAAGAAGTGAAAAATCATCTGCTGTTTGATAATGGAGATATTTTGCAGGGGAATCCGTTAGGCGATTACGCCGCTTCCAGTCTGTTTTGGCAACAGGATTCAGAGCTAGAAGGTGGAGAAAAAGTTCATCCGATGTATCAATTAATGAATAAATTGTCTTATGATGCAGCAACAGTAGGTAATCATGAATTTAATTATGGATTGGATTATTTGCGACAATGTATAACAGGAGCGAACTTTCCATATACAAATGCTAATATTTATCAAACTTCGATAGACACTATTGATTCGTCAACAGATAGAGGAGAAGGAACAACAGATACATTACTGCCACCTTACTTAATCTTAGAGCGACAGATTGTAGCTGATGATGGGAATATACATCCTATTCGTATCGGTGTGATTGGTGTAGTGCCACCACAGATTATGCAATGGGACAAAGCCCATCTGGAAGGTAAAGTTACAGTGCAACCTATGGTAGAAGCAGTAGAGTATTGGATTCCGCAGATGCGTGAAGCAGGAGCTGATGTTATTGTTATGCTTGCACATACAGGATATGTAGATTCGGAAGATCCGGGTGTACTCACTGAAAATGCGGTGTTACCGATTAGCCAGATACAGGGTATAGATGCGATTTTTTTTGGTCATGCGCATAAGCTATTTCCGAGCAATGAATTTGCAGGTAAACAAGGGATAGACCTGGAGCGAGGAACAATTAATGGTATACCTGCTGTAGAAGCAGGAGTATGGGGAAGCCATCTCGGTATGATCGATCTGCATTTACAATATGACAATCATATCTGGACGGTACAATCTGGATCTTCTCAATTACGAGCGATCTATCATCGGGAACAAGGGCTTGCCAGTGTAGAAGCAGATACTGAATTAGAACAAATAGCTTCTATTCCTCATCAGATTATACTGGATCATATTCAGACGCCTGTAGGTGAAAGTGATATTCCATTATACAGTTATTTTTCACTCATTATGGATAGCGCTTATGTGCAAGTGATTAATAATGCGCAAGTATGGTATGCAGAGCAAGCGTTATCAGATCATGCGTATGGTCATCTGCCTATATTGTCTGCTGCTTCTGCTTTCAAAACAGGCGGACGTTATGGACCTCACTATTACGCTTATATAGAAGCAGGCGAATTAACGCTACAGCATACTTCAGATATTTATAATTACGCTAATACGTTATGCGCCGTTCGTCTAACTGGAGCAGAGATTCGAGAATGGCTGGAATGGTCTGCGGGTCTTTATCAGCAGATTGATCTACAATCTAAAGCAGAGCAAGCGCTGATTAATCCTGATTTTCCATCGTTTAACTTTGATATAATCGACGGAATAACGTATCAGATTAATGTATGTCAGCCACCACGTTATCATCCAGCAGGATATATATTGAATCCGCAAGCCTATCGAATCGAAGCTTTATGTTATCAGGGGAAAGAGATCGAAGATCATTCTGAATATATAGTGGTCACTAATCAATACCGGGCATATTCTACACCTTTTGCTAATCCAGATGGAGAGCGTGTGATCTTGGATGTACCTGTAGAAAATCGAGAAGTGTTAATTCAGTATATTCGAGAGCAGAAGATCATTCATCCAGAAGCTGATCATAATTGGTCGCTTACACTAGGGGGATCAGACAAAGAACGCGCATCTTTATCATTACAGCCCACGATTACGATGTTGTCTTCACCGGATGCACAAAAAATCCTATCCGCTTATCCACAGCTATCTTACAGTGGAATAAACGGGGAAGGATTTGCTATTTATCATTTGAAATTATAG
- a CDS encoding TetR/AcrR family transcriptional regulator, which produces MKHHARRERDNEQLRSKIMDAARTLFVTEGYAHVSMRKIADRIEYSPTTIYHYFANKEAIVQELLREVYSQFFTVLTKQANELEENGYDIPARLFLVSKTYVEYGITHPDHYDIMFISNLEAVSNAELDVNDRLNGYTFLHEAVQIAIDQNYIIHAEADMIVRSLWAMLHGLTTTLSSFAENIGQEEEQSAQTTQKDIPSKKDNIISPYKQQIVDFTLRHYMNSILKPGTTLPDSDPVL; this is translated from the coding sequence ATGAAGCACCATGCTAGACGCGAACGAGATAATGAACAATTACGAAGCAAAATTATGGATGCGGCACGTACTCTTTTTGTTACAGAAGGATACGCTCATGTGTCGATGCGTAAAATTGCAGATCGTATTGAATATTCACCAACAACGATTTATCATTATTTTGCAAATAAAGAAGCGATTGTACAAGAATTATTGCGTGAAGTGTACTCTCAATTTTTCACCGTTTTAACCAAGCAAGCAAATGAATTAGAAGAAAATGGATACGATATTCCAGCACGTCTATTTCTGGTTTCCAAAACGTATGTAGAATATGGTATTACGCATCCTGATCATTACGATATTATGTTTATCAGCAATCTTGAAGCGGTATCTAATGCAGAACTTGATGTTAACGATCGTCTCAATGGATATACATTTCTCCATGAAGCGGTACAGATTGCGATTGATCAAAACTATATTATCCATGCAGAAGCAGATATGATTGTACGCTCACTCTGGGCAATGTTACATGGACTGACTACAACATTATCTAGCTTTGCCGAGAATATTGGTCAAGAGGAAGAGCAATCAGCACAGACAACACAAAAGGATATACCGTCTAAAAAAGACAACATTATATCCCCGTACAAACAGCAAATTGTCGACTTTACCCTTCGTCATTATATGAACAGTATTCTCAAGCCAGGTACAACGTTACCCGATTCTGATCCTGTTCTATAA
- a CDS encoding DUF1572 family protein — MDIYTNILSSVRKQFLYYKTLGDKAIAQLEEEQLFMIPNEESNSIAMIVKHLWGNMLSRWTDIWTTDGEKEWRNRDAEFENDLATATDVIAKWEEGWQCLFATLDQVEPHQLEDIIYIRNEGHTLLEAINRQLAHYPYHVGQIVYIAKMLKTSPWDSLSIPRKSSATYNQNKFEQEKGIRHFTDSELKQ, encoded by the coding sequence ATGGATATCTATACTAATATATTATCAAGCGTGCGCAAGCAATTTCTGTATTACAAAACATTAGGCGATAAAGCGATAGCTCAGTTAGAAGAAGAACAGTTATTTATGATTCCTAATGAAGAAAGTAATAGTATCGCTATGATCGTCAAGCATTTGTGGGGAAATATGTTATCACGTTGGACCGATATATGGACAACCGATGGGGAGAAAGAATGGCGCAATCGAGACGCAGAATTTGAAAATGATCTAGCAACCGCCACAGACGTTATAGCCAAATGGGAAGAAGGCTGGCAATGTTTATTTGCTACATTAGATCAGGTTGAACCTCACCAATTAGAAGACATTATCTATATTCGTAATGAAGGGCATACGTTGCTTGAAGCGATCAATCGGCAGTTGGCTCATTATCCTTATCATGTTGGACAGATCGTCTATATTGCCAAAATGCTCAAAACCAGTCCTTGGGACAGCCTATCGATCCCGCGTAAAAGCTCTGCTACGTATAATCAGAACAAATTTGAACAAGAAAAAGGTATACGCCACTTTACTGATAGTGAATTAAAACAATAG
- a CDS encoding phosphate/phosphite/phosphonate ABC transporter substrate-binding protein, producing MFKKILMLSMTVALATGLAACGNQAASTGTSNAAESSSYVPTELKVQFVPSQNADTLEAKAKPLEQLLGDKLGIPVKVTVSPDYNTIVEAMASKQIDVGFLPPNAYVLAHDNRKAADLLLQALRFGVNDETGQPTTDKVNFYKSMIIVKKDSNIKTLADLKGKKMGWQDVTSSAGYVFPAAEMKAAGIDPDTDVQGVTIKGHDAAVMALLNGQVDAVAVFQDARNNVKKDVPDVFEQTRVLHFTAPIPNDTISVRSDMDQAWRDKISQAFIDIGNDPEGSKIIQEIYSHVGYEKGDDKNFEPVRKYAEAVGQATK from the coding sequence GTGTTTAAAAAAATATTAATGTTAAGTATGACTGTTGCTCTAGCAACAGGACTTGCCGCTTGTGGTAATCAAGCCGCATCTACAGGAACAAGCAATGCAGCCGAGTCTTCTAGCTATGTACCGACAGAATTGAAAGTACAATTTGTACCTTCACAAAATGCAGATACACTGGAAGCCAAAGCCAAACCACTTGAACAATTATTAGGAGATAAATTAGGGATTCCGGTCAAAGTTACTGTATCCCCTGATTACAATACAATCGTAGAAGCGATGGCTTCCAAACAAATTGATGTTGGTTTCTTGCCACCAAATGCTTATGTACTAGCTCACGACAATCGCAAAGCTGCTGATCTGTTGCTACAAGCACTTCGCTTCGGTGTTAATGATGAGACCGGTCAACCAACAACAGATAAAGTAAACTTTTACAAATCTATGATTATCGTTAAAAAAGATTCCAATATCAAAACACTGGCTGATCTTAAAGGTAAAAAAATGGGCTGGCAAGATGTAACTTCTTCTGCGGGTTATGTATTCCCGGCGGCTGAAATGAAAGCAGCAGGCATTGATCCTGATACCGATGTACAAGGTGTAACGATCAAAGGACATGATGCAGCAGTAATGGCTTTGTTAAATGGACAAGTTGATGCTGTCGCTGTATTCCAAGATGCTCGTAACAATGTTAAAAAAGACGTTCCAGACGTATTTGAACAAACACGTGTCCTTCACTTTACGGCTCCAATCCCGAACGATACGATCAGTGTACGTTCAGATATGGATCAAGCATGGCGCGATAAAATCAGTCAAGCATTTATCGATATCGGTAATGATCCAGAAGGTAGCAAAATTATCCAAGAAATCTACAGTCATGTAGGTTATGAAAAAGGCGACGATAAAAACTTCGAACCTGTTCGTAAATATGCTGAAGCTGTAGGTCAAGCTACGAAGTAA